Proteins encoded together in one Variovorax paradoxus EPS window:
- a CDS encoding peptidylprolyl isomerase, with protein sequence MKKHILQAVAAAALIGAIPMAALAQNAAIVNGKPVPKARMDVLAQQLAAAGRPVTPEMQSQLREEIVAREVFMQEAQKQGLDANDDYKNQLELARQAILIRALFDNYRKTNPVSDADVKAEYDKFVAANGGKEYKARHILVETEDQAKKIMADLKKGAKFEDIAKKQSKDPGSGANGGDLDWANPASFVPEFSEAMIKLKKGETTPAPIKTQFGYHIIRVDDIRQAQLPKLEEVKPQVTQQLQQQRLQKYQEELRAKAKVE encoded by the coding sequence ATGAAAAAACACATCTTGCAGGCCGTCGCGGCCGCAGCGCTGATCGGTGCCATTCCCATGGCGGCTCTGGCGCAGAACGCAGCCATCGTGAACGGCAAGCCGGTGCCCAAGGCCCGCATGGACGTTCTGGCGCAGCAACTGGCCGCCGCAGGCCGCCCGGTGACGCCGGAAATGCAAAGCCAGCTGCGCGAGGAAATCGTGGCCCGCGAAGTGTTCATGCAGGAAGCGCAGAAGCAAGGCCTGGACGCCAACGACGACTACAAGAATCAGCTCGAACTCGCCCGCCAGGCCATCCTGATCCGCGCGCTGTTCGACAACTACCGCAAGACCAACCCGGTCTCGGACGCCGACGTGAAGGCCGAGTACGACAAGTTCGTCGCAGCCAACGGCGGCAAGGAATACAAGGCCCGCCACATCCTGGTGGAGACCGAGGACCAGGCCAAGAAGATCATGGCCGACCTGAAGAAGGGCGCCAAGTTCGAAGACATCGCCAAGAAGCAGAGCAAGGATCCGGGATCGGGCGCCAACGGCGGCGACCTCGACTGGGCCAACCCCGCGAGCTTCGTGCCCGAGTTCTCGGAAGCGATGATCAAGCTGAAGAAGGGCGAGACCACGCCGGCGCCCATCAAGACGCAGTTCGGCTATCACATCATCCGCGTGGACGACATCCGCCAGGCGCAACTGCCGAAGCTGGAAGAAGTGAAGCCGCAGGTCACGCAGCAGCTGCAACAGCAGCGCCTGCAAAAGTACCAAGAGGAACTGCGCGCGAAGGCCAAGGTCGAGTAA
- the purL gene encoding phosphoribosylformylglycinamidine synthase, whose product MTQPAPQALPVVTLFEGGSALSDFRARQLLPKLQAIEPRIEGISARFVHLVVTDAALDAAGRDRFAALLTYGEPFEAPAKAGTSVVVTPRLGTVSPWASKATDIAHNCGLALRRVERVTQYHLKLKSPLIGKTPVIEGDTLAAVAGPLHDRMTESVLATVEQAASLFSELPAQPMAQVDVQAGGREALVAANTGFGLALAEDEIDYLVEAFTRLGRNPSDVELMMFAQANSEHCRHKIFNAQFTIDGKAQPQSLFSMIRHTEKQNPQHTVIAYADNASVMEGATIERFTPADGSQSYQKNSALSHVLMKVETHNHPTAISPFPGASTGAGGEIRDEGATGRGSKPKAGLTGFTVSKLWPEDGHYGKPEHIASPLQIMTEGPLGGAAFNNEFGRPNLLGYFREYEQAVTSDLDTVQRGYHKPIMIAGGLGSIDATQTKKIQFPAGSLLIQLGGPGMRIGMGGSAASSMATGANAAELDFDSVQRGNPEIERRAQEVINHCWQQGAANPILAIHDVGAGGLSNAFPELTNDAGRGAHFDLRAVPLEESGMAPKEIWCNESQERYVLAIAPDSLEQFKAFCERERCPFSVVGVATEERQLLVADEGAAVQPVDMPMEVLLGKPPKMHRDVKTVARTFKPLDLTGVDLQKAAIDVLAHPTVASKRFLITIGDRTVGGMTHRDQMVGPWQVPVADCAVTLADYKGFAGEAMSMGERTPLAALDAPASGRMAVAEAITNLLAAPIELSRVKLSANWMAACGEPGEDAALYETVKAVGLELCPALGVSIPVGKDSLSMRTQWKDGDEAKKVTSPVSLIVTAFASLADVRGTLTPQLDAEEADTTLVLIDLGRGQHRMAGSILSQALGQSGDTVPDLDDPAQLVALVNAVNALRADGKILAMHDRSDGGLFATACEMAFAGHVGVALNVDMLVTEGDGISDSRMETGDAKNWAQQVSARREELTLKALFNEELGMVLQVRTAERNDVMQVLRAHGLSAHSHFVGKTRPVSSTMDAGKGKLEVWRDAKSVFSASLHDLHQVWDSVSWKIARERDNPACADAEHAAAGEVSDPGMHVFLPNAQPAAPAILQSRPKVAILREQGVNSHVEMAYAFTEAGFEAYDVHMTDLQTGRADLANFKGVVACGGFSYGDTLGAGTGWARSITFNPKLAEQFKAFFGREDTFGLGVCNGCQMFAELADIIPGAEAWPRFTTNQSERFEARLSMVEVLESPSLFFAGMAGSRLPIAVAHGEGYANFKHRGDAAKAIAAMRFVDNHGNATEQYPFNPNGSAGGLTSVTTPDGRFTAVMPHPERVFRNIQMSWTPGDRSELSPWMQIWRNARKWVG is encoded by the coding sequence GTGACGCAGCCCGCACCTCAAGCCCTTCCCGTCGTAACCCTGTTCGAGGGCGGCAGCGCACTCAGCGATTTCCGCGCGCGGCAACTGCTGCCGAAGCTGCAGGCCATCGAGCCGCGCATCGAGGGCATTTCGGCCCGTTTCGTTCACTTGGTGGTCACCGATGCCGCACTCGATGCGGCCGGCCGTGACCGCTTCGCCGCGCTGCTGACCTACGGCGAGCCCTTCGAGGCGCCGGCCAAGGCGGGCACTTCGGTGGTCGTCACGCCGCGCCTGGGCACCGTGTCGCCCTGGGCCTCCAAGGCCACGGACATCGCCCACAACTGCGGCCTGGCGCTGCGCCGGGTCGAGCGGGTCACGCAATACCACCTGAAGCTCAAGTCGCCGCTGATCGGCAAGACGCCCGTCATCGAAGGCGACACGCTCGCCGCCGTGGCCGGCCCGCTGCACGACCGCATGACCGAATCGGTGCTCGCCACCGTCGAGCAGGCGGCCAGCCTTTTCAGCGAACTGCCGGCCCAGCCGATGGCGCAGGTCGATGTGCAAGCCGGCGGCCGCGAGGCCCTGGTCGCTGCCAACACCGGCTTCGGCCTGGCGCTGGCCGAGGACGAGATCGACTACCTTGTCGAAGCCTTCACGCGCCTCGGCCGGAACCCCAGCGACGTCGAACTGATGATGTTCGCGCAGGCCAACAGCGAGCACTGCCGCCACAAGATCTTCAACGCCCAGTTCACCATCGACGGCAAGGCGCAGCCGCAGAGCCTGTTCTCGATGATCCGCCACACCGAGAAACAGAACCCGCAGCACACGGTCATCGCCTATGCGGACAACGCCTCGGTGATGGAAGGCGCGACCATCGAGCGATTCACTCCGGCCGACGGTTCGCAGAGCTATCAGAAAAATAGCGCCCTGAGCCATGTGCTGATGAAGGTCGAGACGCACAACCACCCGACCGCGATTTCCCCGTTCCCCGGTGCTTCGACCGGCGCAGGCGGCGAGATCCGCGACGAAGGCGCCACCGGCCGCGGCTCCAAGCCCAAGGCGGGCCTGACTGGCTTCACCGTCTCCAAGCTCTGGCCTGAAGACGGCCACTACGGCAAGCCCGAGCACATCGCGAGCCCGCTTCAGATCATGACCGAGGGCCCGCTCGGCGGCGCCGCGTTCAACAATGAATTCGGCCGGCCCAACTTGCTGGGCTACTTCCGCGAATACGAACAGGCGGTGACGAGCGACCTCGACACCGTGCAGCGCGGCTACCACAAGCCCATCATGATCGCGGGCGGCCTTGGCAGCATCGATGCGACCCAGACCAAGAAGATCCAGTTCCCCGCCGGCTCGCTGCTGATCCAGCTCGGTGGCCCCGGCATGCGCATCGGCATGGGCGGCAGTGCCGCCAGCTCGATGGCCACCGGCGCCAACGCGGCCGAGCTCGACTTCGACTCGGTGCAGCGCGGCAACCCCGAAATCGAGCGCCGTGCGCAAGAGGTCATCAACCACTGCTGGCAGCAGGGCGCGGCCAACCCGATCCTGGCGATCCACGACGTGGGCGCGGGTGGCCTGAGCAATGCCTTCCCCGAGCTGACCAACGACGCCGGCCGCGGCGCGCACTTCGACCTGCGCGCCGTGCCGCTCGAAGAGTCGGGCATGGCACCGAAGGAAATCTGGTGCAACGAAAGCCAGGAGCGCTACGTGCTGGCCATCGCGCCGGACTCGCTCGAACAGTTCAAGGCCTTCTGCGAGCGCGAGCGCTGCCCGTTCTCGGTGGTCGGCGTGGCGACCGAAGAGCGCCAGCTGCTGGTCGCCGACGAAGGCGCAGCGGTCCAGCCGGTCGACATGCCGATGGAAGTGCTGCTCGGCAAGCCACCCAAGATGCACCGCGACGTGAAGACCGTCGCCCGCACCTTCAAGCCGCTCGACCTCACGGGCGTCGATCTGCAGAAGGCTGCCATCGACGTGCTCGCGCACCCGACCGTCGCTTCCAAGCGTTTCCTCATCACCATCGGCGACCGCACCGTGGGCGGCATGACCCACCGCGACCAGATGGTCGGCCCATGGCAGGTGCCCGTGGCCGATTGCGCCGTGACGCTGGCCGACTACAAGGGCTTCGCCGGCGAAGCCATGAGCATGGGCGAGCGCACGCCGCTGGCCGCGCTCGACGCGCCGGCCTCGGGCCGTATGGCCGTGGCCGAGGCCATCACCAATCTGCTGGCCGCGCCGATCGAACTCTCGCGCGTCAAGCTCTCGGCCAACTGGATGGCCGCCTGCGGCGAGCCCGGCGAAGACGCCGCGCTGTACGAGACCGTCAAGGCCGTGGGCCTGGAACTGTGCCCGGCGCTGGGCGTGTCGATTCCGGTCGGCAAGGATTCGCTGTCGATGCGCACGCAGTGGAAGGACGGCGACGAGGCCAAGAAGGTCACCTCGCCCGTCAGCCTGATCGTCACCGCCTTCGCGTCGCTGGCCGACGTGCGCGGCACGCTCACGCCGCAACTGGACGCAGAAGAAGCCGACACCACGCTCGTGCTTATCGACCTGGGCCGTGGCCAGCACCGCATGGCCGGCAGCATCCTCTCGCAGGCGCTCGGCCAGAGCGGCGACACCGTGCCTGACCTGGACGACCCGGCCCAGCTCGTGGCGCTGGTCAATGCAGTGAACGCGTTGCGCGCCGACGGCAAGATCCTCGCGATGCACGACCGCAGCGACGGCGGCCTGTTTGCCACCGCCTGCGAGATGGCCTTCGCCGGCCACGTCGGCGTGGCGCTCAACGTGGACATGCTGGTCACCGAAGGAGACGGCATCTCCGACAGCCGCATGGAAACCGGCGACGCCAAGAACTGGGCGCAGCAGGTCAGCGCGCGGCGCGAGGAGCTCACGCTCAAGGCGCTCTTTAACGAAGAGCTCGGCATGGTGCTGCAGGTGCGCACGGCAGAGCGCAATGACGTGATGCAGGTGCTGCGCGCGCATGGCCTCAGCGCGCACAGCCATTTCGTCGGCAAGACGCGCCCGGTCAGCTCCACCATGGATGCGGGCAAGGGCAAGCTCGAAGTCTGGCGCGATGCCAAGTCGGTGTTCAGCGCGTCGCTGCACGACCTGCACCAGGTGTGGGACTCGGTGAGTTGGAAGATCGCCCGCGAGCGCGACAACCCAGCCTGCGCCGATGCCGAGCACGCCGCGGCTGGCGAAGTTTCGGACCCCGGCATGCATGTGTTCCTGCCGAACGCGCAGCCTGCGGCGCCGGCCATCCTGCAGTCGCGCCCCAAGGTCGCGATCCTGCGCGAGCAGGGCGTCAACTCGCATGTCGAGATGGCCTATGCGTTCACCGAAGCGGGCTTCGAGGCCTACGACGTGCACATGACCGACCTGCAGACGGGCAGGGCGGACCTCGCCAACTTCAAGGGCGTGGTCGCCTGTGGCGGCTTCAGCTACGGCGACACGCTGGGCGCCGGCACCGGCTGGGCGCGCAGCATCACCTTCAACCCGAAGCTGGCCGAGCAGTTCAAGGCCTTCTTCGGACGCGAAGACACCTTCGGCCTCGGCGTGTGCAACGGCTGCCAGATGTTCGCCGAGCTGGCCGACATCATCCCCGGCGCCGAAGCCTGGCCGCGCTTCACCACCAACCAGAGCGAGCGCTTCGAGGCGCGCCTGTCGATGGTCGAAGTGCTCGAATCGCCGAGCCTCTTCTTCGCAGGCATGGCCGGCAGCCGCCTGCCGATCGCGGTGGCGCACGGCGAGGGCTACGCGAACTTCAAGCACCGCGGCGACGCAGCCAAGGCTATCGCGGCGATGCGCTTCGTGGACAACCACGGCAACGCCACCGAGCAGTACCCGTTCAACCCGAACGGCAGCGCCGGTGGCCTGACCTCGGTGACCACGCCCGACGGCCGCTTCACCGCCGTGATGCCGCACCCCGAGCGCGTGTTCCGCAACATCCAGATGAGCTGGACGCCGGGCGACCGGAGCGAACTGAGCCCCTGGATGCAGATCTGGCGCAACGCGCGCAAGTGGGTGGGTTGA
- the map gene encoding type I methionyl aminopeptidase — protein MSITYKDAAGIEAMRVACRLASEVLDYLTPLIKPGITTNDVDRLAAEYMVKQGTTSATVGYMGASSVPFPKSLCTSVNHVVCHGIPNDKPLKKGDIMNVDVTVIKDGWFGDNSRMYVIGDASIAAKRLCSITFEAMWHGILQVRPGAHLGDVGHAIQKFAEGQGFSVVREFCGHGVGQRFHEEPQVLHYGRPGTMEELKPGMIFTIEPMINAGKRDVKEDFKGGQYDGWTIVTRDHSLSAQWEHTVLVTETGYEVLTLSEGSPPLPSFVTSTKT, from the coding sequence ATGAGCATTACCTACAAAGACGCTGCGGGCATCGAAGCCATGCGCGTCGCCTGCCGCCTTGCCTCCGAGGTGCTGGACTACCTCACGCCCCTCATCAAGCCCGGCATCACGACCAACGACGTGGACCGGCTCGCCGCCGAGTACATGGTCAAGCAGGGCACCACGTCGGCCACTGTGGGCTACATGGGCGCCAGCAGCGTGCCTTTTCCGAAGTCGCTCTGCACCTCGGTGAACCACGTGGTGTGCCATGGCATCCCGAACGACAAGCCCCTGAAGAAGGGCGACATCATGAATGTCGACGTCACCGTCATCAAGGACGGCTGGTTCGGCGACAACAGCCGCATGTACGTGATCGGCGACGCCTCCATCGCCGCAAAGCGCCTGTGCAGCATCACCTTCGAAGCCATGTGGCACGGCATCCTGCAGGTGCGCCCCGGTGCGCATCTCGGCGACGTGGGCCATGCGATCCAGAAGTTCGCCGAGGGCCAGGGCTTCTCGGTGGTGCGCGAGTTCTGCGGGCACGGCGTGGGCCAGCGTTTCCATGAAGAGCCCCAGGTGCTGCACTACGGCCGCCCGGGCACCATGGAAGAGCTCAAGCCCGGCATGATCTTCACGATCGAGCCGATGATCAACGCCGGCAAGCGCGACGTGAAGGAAGACTTCAAGGGCGGCCAGTACGACGGCTGGACCATCGTCACCCGCGACCATTCGCTGTCGGCCCAGTGGGAGCACACCGTGCTCGTCACCGAAACCGGCTACGAAGTGCTGACGCTCTCCGAAGGCAGCCCCCCGCTGCCCTCCTTCGTCACCTCGACAAAAACCTGA
- a CDS encoding [protein-PII] uridylyltransferase, with amino-acid sequence MIEAAKIDVATLREAYRAKKLALFDTLRFARAPTRSVHTVLRQLSALADQTLCSLWQEANFGDSLTLAAVGGFGRGELFPYSDVDVLLLLPPEGHESEIDPARIEAFIGHCWDAGLEIGSSVRTVEECLAEAEKDVTVQTSLLEARLIAGNKKLFVAFRRRFTRAIDPQAFFVAKSQEMRHRHQKFDNTPYALEPNCKESPGGLRDLQTILWMTKAAGYGSRWDDLAKNGLATSFEAQQIKRNEALLSLIRARLHVIANRREDRLVFDLQTAVAASFGYESESQRKSSEALMRRYYWAAKAVSQLNQILLLNISERLQPSDEQHTPINERFYERAGLIEIASDDLYEREPHAVLETFLLYQKTIGVKGLSARTLRALYNARHVMDSKFRNDPVNHETFMRILLQPYGITHAFRLMNQTSVLGRYLRVFRSIVGQMQHDLFHVYTVDQHILMVLRNVRRFFIAEHAHEYPFCSQLAAGWDKPWILYVAALFHDIAKGRGGDHSTLGARDVQRFCKQHGIAREDSKLIEFLVSEHLVMSQVAQKQDLSDPEVIGAFAKRVGNERYLTALYLLTIADIRGTSPRVWNAWKGKLLEDLYRYTLRALGGRMPDPDAEVESRKREALVQLALHAQRFEAHKALWDTLDVGYFMRHDATEIAWHAKQLSRFVPPPNVPIDPKAPPIVRAHLSPVGEGLQVVVYTPDQPDLFARICGYFDQSSFSILDAKVHTTSNGYALDTFQVVTTFLPDHYRDLISMVESGLAQTLTEAGALPPPSMGRVSRRVRSFPIKPRISLLPDDKAQRWLLNISASDRAGLLYSVARVLARHHLNLQLAKVTTLGERVEDTFLISGPELQGQKTQLAIEKDLMEALA; translated from the coding sequence GTGATCGAAGCAGCCAAGATCGATGTGGCGACGCTGCGCGAAGCCTATCGCGCGAAAAAGCTCGCCCTTTTCGACACCCTGCGCTTCGCACGCGCGCCCACCCGCAGCGTCCATACGGTGCTGCGCCAGCTCTCGGCGCTGGCCGACCAGACGCTGTGCAGCCTGTGGCAGGAAGCCAATTTCGGCGACTCGCTGACCCTGGCCGCCGTCGGCGGTTTCGGCCGCGGTGAGCTGTTCCCGTATTCCGACGTCGATGTCCTCCTGCTCCTGCCGCCCGAAGGCCACGAGAGCGAGATCGACCCGGCCCGCATCGAAGCCTTCATCGGCCACTGCTGGGACGCCGGGCTCGAAATCGGCTCCAGCGTGCGCACCGTCGAAGAGTGCCTGGCGGAGGCCGAGAAGGACGTCACCGTCCAGACCTCGCTGCTCGAAGCCCGGCTGATCGCGGGCAACAAGAAGCTCTTCGTCGCTTTCCGCCGCCGCTTCACGCGTGCCATCGATCCGCAGGCGTTCTTCGTGGCCAAGTCGCAGGAAATGCGGCACCGCCATCAGAAGTTCGACAACACGCCCTACGCGCTCGAACCCAACTGCAAGGAATCGCCCGGGGGCCTGCGCGACCTGCAGACCATCCTCTGGATGACCAAGGCCGCCGGCTACGGCAGCCGCTGGGACGACCTGGCCAAGAACGGCCTGGCCACCTCTTTCGAGGCGCAGCAGATCAAGCGCAACGAGGCGCTGCTCTCGCTGATTCGCGCCCGCCTGCACGTGATTGCCAACCGGCGCGAAGACCGCCTGGTGTTCGACTTGCAGACCGCCGTGGCTGCCAGCTTCGGCTACGAAAGCGAATCGCAGCGCAAGTCCAGCGAGGCGCTGATGCGCCGCTACTACTGGGCGGCCAAGGCCGTGTCGCAGCTCAACCAGATCCTGCTGCTCAACATCTCCGAGCGCCTGCAGCCCAGCGACGAGCAGCACACGCCGATCAACGAGCGCTTCTACGAGCGCGCCGGCCTCATCGAGATCGCGAGCGACGACCTCTACGAGCGCGAGCCGCATGCGGTGCTCGAGACCTTCCTGCTCTACCAGAAGACCATCGGCGTGAAGGGCCTGTCGGCGCGCACGCTGCGGGCGCTCTACAACGCGCGCCATGTGATGGACAGCAAGTTCCGCAACGACCCGGTCAACCACGAGACCTTCATGCGGATCCTGCTGCAGCCCTACGGCATCACGCATGCCTTCCGGCTGATGAACCAGACCTCGGTGCTCGGGCGCTACCTTCGCGTATTCCGCAGCATCGTGGGGCAGATGCAGCACGACCTGTTCCACGTGTACACAGTGGACCAGCACATCCTGATGGTGCTGCGCAACGTGCGGCGCTTCTTCATTGCCGAGCATGCGCACGAGTACCCGTTCTGCTCGCAGCTCGCGGCCGGCTGGGACAAGCCCTGGATCCTGTACGTGGCGGCCCTCTTCCACGACATCGCCAAGGGCCGCGGCGGCGACCATTCGACGCTCGGTGCGCGCGACGTGCAGCGCTTCTGCAAGCAGCACGGCATCGCGCGCGAAGACTCCAAGCTCATCGAATTCCTCGTGTCCGAGCACCTGGTGATGAGCCAGGTGGCCCAGAAGCAGGACCTGAGCGACCCCGAGGTGATCGGCGCCTTCGCCAAGCGCGTGGGCAACGAGCGCTACCTCACCGCGCTGTATCTGCTCACCATCGCCGACATCCGCGGCACCTCGCCGCGCGTATGGAATGCATGGAAAGGCAAGCTGCTCGAAGACCTGTACCGCTACACGCTGCGCGCCCTCGGCGGACGCATGCCCGACCCGGACGCCGAAGTCGAATCGCGCAAGCGCGAGGCGTTGGTGCAGCTCGCCCTGCATGCCCAGCGCTTCGAGGCGCACAAGGCGCTCTGGGACACGCTCGACGTCGGCTATTTCATGCGGCACGACGCCACCGAAATCGCCTGGCACGCCAAGCAGCTCTCGCGCTTCGTGCCGCCGCCGAACGTGCCGATCGACCCGAAGGCGCCGCCCATCGTGCGCGCGCACCTGTCGCCGGTGGGCGAAGGCCTGCAGGTGGTGGTCTACACGCCCGACCAGCCCGACCTGTTCGCGCGCATCTGCGGCTACTTCGACCAGTCGTCGTTCAGCATCCTGGATGCCAAGGTGCACACCACGAGCAACGGCTATGCGCTCGACACCTTCCAGGTCGTGACCACCTTCCTGCCCGACCACTACCGCGACCTCATCAGCATGGTGGAGTCGGGCCTCGCGCAGACGCTCACCGAAGCCGGCGCCCTGCCCCCGCCGAGCATGGGCCGGGTGTCGCGCCGGGTGCGGAGTTTCCCGATCAAGCCGCGCATCAGCCTCTTGCCCGACGACAAGGCGCAGCGCTGGCTGCTCAACATCTCGGCCAGCGACCGCGCGGGTCTTCTGTATTCGGTGGCGCGGGTGCTGGCGCGCCATCACCTCAATCTGCAGCTCGCCAAGGTCACGACCCTGGGCGAGCGGGTGGAAGACACCTTTCTGATCAGCGGCCCCGAGCTCCAGGGCCAGAAAACGCAGCTGGCCATCGAGAAGGACCTGATGGAAGCGCTGGCCTGA
- a CDS encoding sensor domain-containing diguanylate cyclase has translation MDPLLLQLSDSVSSARTLEDLTRPMLEMLEAVSGLESTYLTMIDLDKGLQHVLYARNTRQMQIPEGLSVPWDDTLCKRALDEGRSYTGNVAECWGDSDAARDLGIQTYVSMPVRTDSSGLYGTLCAASAAQVPLPPNAENVLGLFAKLIGQHVEREMLFARLTQANSELASHAATDMLTGLPNRRSLDEALDRLLAQSQRNGTCVLVAFIDLDGFKQINDAHGHEVGDEFLLAMATRLKATLRAGDMLARLGGDEFVVIGAGPACDAAGEAPAAAAEALAQRITAAATGEFQLPALVIDYGGASVGAVAADPRVTSARDALRQADAAMYDMKRARRALSRERNLHA, from the coding sequence ATGGACCCCTTGCTGCTTCAGCTTTCCGACTCGGTTTCTTCCGCCAGGACCCTGGAGGATCTGACGCGTCCCATGCTCGAGATGCTCGAGGCCGTGAGCGGGCTGGAGTCGACCTATCTCACGATGATCGACCTGGACAAGGGCCTGCAGCACGTCCTGTATGCGCGCAACACAAGGCAGATGCAGATTCCCGAGGGCCTGAGCGTCCCCTGGGACGACACGCTTTGCAAGCGCGCCCTCGACGAGGGCCGCTCCTATACCGGCAACGTCGCCGAGTGCTGGGGCGATTCGGATGCGGCGCGCGACCTCGGCATCCAGACCTATGTCAGCATGCCCGTGCGCACCGACAGCAGCGGCCTCTACGGCACGCTGTGCGCGGCCAGCGCCGCGCAGGTGCCGCTGCCTCCGAATGCAGAGAACGTGCTGGGCCTGTTCGCCAAGCTCATCGGCCAGCATGTGGAGCGCGAGATGCTTTTCGCGCGCCTCACGCAGGCCAACTCCGAACTGGCCAGCCACGCCGCCACCGACATGCTCACCGGCCTGCCGAACCGCCGCTCGCTCGACGAGGCACTGGACCGCCTGCTCGCGCAGAGCCAGCGCAACGGCACCTGCGTCCTGGTGGCCTTCATCGACCTGGACGGCTTCAAGCAGATCAACGATGCGCACGGCCACGAGGTGGGCGACGAGTTCCTGCTCGCCATGGCCACCCGGCTCAAGGCAACGTTGCGCGCCGGCGACATGCTCGCGCGGCTGGGCGGCGACGAGTTCGTGGTGATCGGCGCCGGTCCCGCCTGCGACGCGGCAGGCGAGGCGCCGGCCGCCGCGGCCGAAGCGCTCGCCCAGCGAATCACGGCCGCGGCCACGGGTGAGTTTCAGCTGCCAGCGCTGGTCATCGACTACGGCGGTGCGAGCGTCGGGGCGGTGGCCGCCGATCCGCGCGTCACGTCGGCCCGCGACGCCCTGCGCCAGGCGGACGCCGCCATGTACGACATGAAGCGGGCGCGCCGCGCGCTCTCGCGGGAACGCAACCTGCACGCCTGA
- the bcsD gene encoding cellulose biosynthesis protein BcsD: MDIEENVFQYYEGRACSAQWLAFNRGMAAELSAGLPPEDIRQLFFRIGQRVAEALPVAPCETLADLQSQFNAHWHGIDWGFSSLREEADCVAITHACSPIAMAFGPEATGWSTGFFEGVYQAWFDAQRMPPSLRVMALDGGAPAGPVVELRLGRSSP, translated from the coding sequence ATGGACATCGAAGAGAACGTTTTTCAGTACTACGAAGGTCGGGCATGCAGCGCCCAATGGCTGGCATTCAACCGGGGCATGGCGGCCGAATTGAGCGCCGGCTTGCCGCCTGAAGACATTCGGCAGCTTTTCTTCCGCATCGGCCAGCGGGTGGCCGAAGCCCTCCCCGTCGCGCCCTGCGAGACCCTGGCCGATCTGCAGTCGCAGTTCAATGCGCACTGGCACGGCATCGACTGGGGCTTCAGCAGCCTGCGCGAGGAGGCCGATTGCGTCGCCATCACCCACGCCTGCAGCCCCATCGCGATGGCCTTCGGTCCCGAAGCGACCGGCTGGAGCACCGGCTTCTTCGAAGGCGTCTACCAAGCCTGGTTCGATGCCCAGCGCATGCCCCCTTCGCTGCGCGTGATGGCGCTCGACGGCGGCGCGCCGGCGGGCCCGGTGGTCGAACTGCGTCTCGGCAGGAGTTCGCCATGA
- the bcsR gene encoding BcsR/BcsP family cellulose biosynthesis protein → MSRDDRSAEDVAGLFRKFGGDAHNYREFSAPEEDAQAAGNWPLLSGGPIDRPPVAPPVPAAAPAIAPVAPVAPVATTAPAVSVAPFAPVAPLIPAATAATPSAPAPSAGAAPGELQALFARLAQPQRPAAAPGPMSRWRRPT, encoded by the coding sequence ATGAGCCGCGACGACCGCTCCGCCGAAGACGTCGCCGGCCTGTTTCGCAAGTTCGGCGGGGACGCACACAACTACAGGGAGTTCAGCGCACCCGAGGAGGACGCGCAGGCCGCCGGCAACTGGCCGCTGCTCTCGGGCGGGCCGATCGATCGCCCGCCGGTGGCACCGCCTGTGCCCGCCGCGGCGCCGGCCATTGCGCCGGTTGCGCCGGTTGCACCAGTTGCAACGACCGCGCCGGCCGTATCGGTTGCCCCGTTCGCACCCGTCGCGCCGTTGATCCCGGCAGCGACCGCCGCGACGCCATCCGCCCCCGCCCCGTCGGCAGGAGCCGCGCCCGGCGAACTGCAGGCGCTGTTCGCACGCCTCGCGCAGCCTCAGCGCCCCGCAGCGGCGCCGGGCCCCATGTCACGCTGGCGACGGCCGACGTGA